One stretch of Juglans microcarpa x Juglans regia isolate MS1-56 chromosome 3D, Jm3101_v1.0, whole genome shotgun sequence DNA includes these proteins:
- the LOC121253878 gene encoding pathogenesis-related protein 1-like — protein sequence MQGLTIMRNISPAMIFVFVILTFAFVHESSAQDSPQDYVNAHNAARSQVGVRPITWDATVATFAQNYANQRKGDCRLQHSGGPYGENIAWSSGDLSGTAAVNLWVGEKAAYNYNSNSCAAGRQCGHYTQVVWRNSVRLGCAKVRCNNGGTFITCNYDPRGNIVGQKPY from the coding sequence ATGCAGGGACTCACGATCATGAGAAACATTTCCCCCGcaatgatatttgtttttgtgatCCTGACCTTTGCCTTCGTCCATGAATCCAGCGCCCAAGATTCACCACAAGACTACGTCAACGCTCACAACGCAGCTCGATCACAGGTTGGAGTCCGACCTATTACTTGGGATGCTACCGTTGCGACATTTGCACAGAATTATGCTAATCAACGTAAGGGTGATTGCAGACTTCAGCACTCGGGTGGCCCTTACGGTGAGAATATTGCATGGAGCAGTGGTGACCTCTCGGGAACGGCTGCCGTTAACCTTTGGGTAGGAGAGAAGGCCGCCTACAACTACAACTCTAATTCATGTGCTGCTGGCCGCCAGTGCGGCCACTATACTCAGGTGGTTTGGCGCAATTCTGTGCGCCTTGGCTGTGCTAAAGTCAGATGCAACAATGGCGGCACCTTCATCACTTGCAACTATGACCCCCGGGGCAACATTGTCGGGCAGAAGCCttactaa